The DNA sequence CGGTCGACGACGTGCACGCCGGGAATGGTGTAGGCGACTTCGCTGCTCACGGTCGCCAGCCTACGAGGGCCGCGGGGTCTCGACAGGCTCGACCGGCTGGTGGGGTCCGCAGGCACGACCGGCGGGCTGGGCTGGGCCGCCGTCGCGGCCCAGCCCAGCGCCGTCACTGCGTGTCGGCGTCGACCCAGTCGAACGTCTTGGTCACGGCCTTCTTCCACTGCCGGTAGAGCCGATCACGCTCGTCGGCCTCCATCGCGGGCGACCAACGCCGGTCCTCGGCCCAGTTGGCGGTGACGTCGCGCTCACCCGACCAGAACCCGACGGCGATGCCCGCGGCGTACGCGGCGCCGAGCGCCGTCGTCTCGGCGACCTGCGGGCGCACGACGTCGACGCCGAGCTGGTCGGCCTGGAACTGCATGAGCAGCTCGTTGGCGACCATGCCGCCGTCGACCTTGAGCTCGGTCAGCTCGACGCCCGAGTCGGCCTTCATGGCCTCCAGCACCTCGCGCGTCTGGAACGCCGTCGACTCAAGGGCCGCGCGCGCGATGTGGTTGCGGTTGACGTACCGGGTCAGGCCCACCAGCGCACCGCGGGCGTCAGGGCGCCAATACGGGGCGAACAGACCCGAGAACGCGGGCACGAAGTACGCGCCGCCGTTGTCCTCGACCTTGCGGGCCATCCACTCGACGTCGGGAGCGTCGGTGATGATGCCGAGGTTGTCGCGCAGCCACTGGATGAGCGAGCCCGTCACGGCGATCGAGCCCTCCAGCGCGTACCGCGGCTCCTGGTCGCCGATCTTGTAGCAGACCGTGGTCAGCAGCCCGTTCTTGGACGGCACCTTCTCCGTGCCCGTGTTGAGCAGCATGAAGTTGCCGGTGCCGTAGGTGTTCTTCGCGGTGCCGGGCGTGAAGCACGCCTGCCCGAACGTCGCGGCCTGCTGGTCGCCCAGGATGCCCGCGATGGACACCCCCGGCAGCAGCCCGCCGGCGCGGCCCGGGCCGTAGACCTCGGACGACGAGCGGATCTGCGGCAGCATCGACATCGGAATGCCCATGTCGGCGGCGATGTCCTGGCGCCACGAGAGCGTGTCGAGGTCCATCAGCATGGTGCGCGAGGCGTTGGTCACGTCGGTGATGTGCACTCCGCCGTCGGGCCCGCCCGTCATGTTCCACAGCACCCACGCGTCGGTGTTGCCGAACAGCAGGTCGCCGCGCTCGGCCGCCTCACGCGCGCCGGGCACGTTGTCGAGGATCCACTTGACCTTGGGGCCCGAGAAATACGTCGCCAGCGGCAGGCCCACGATCGACTTGTACCGGTCGGGGCCGACGTCGCCGCCGAGCTCCTCGACGATCGCCTGCGTGCGGGTGTCCTGCCACACGATCGCGTTGTAGACGGGCTTACCCGTCTTGCGGTCCCACACGACCGTCGTCTCGCGCTGGTTGGTGATGCCGACGGCCGCGATGTCGGTGTAGGTGACGTTGGCGCGCGTCAGGGCCAGGCCGACGGCCTCGCGCACGTTGTTCCAGATCTGATCGGGGTTGTGCTCGACCCAGCCCGCCCGCGGGAAGATCTGGTCGTGCTCCAGCTGGCCGGTCGAGATCACCCGGCCGGAGTGGTCGAAGATCATCGCCCGCGAGCTCGTGGTCCCCTGGTCGATGGCGAGGACGTAGTCAGGCATGGTGCTGCGTCTCCTTCACGTCGTTGTGTTCGGTCAGGGTCTCATCCTGTGACCACGAGGCGGGCGAGGCATCCCGCGACGACGGCGCCGATGGTCGGTCCGACGACCGGGACCCACGAGTAGGACCAGTCGGAAGAGCCCTTGCCCGGGATCGGCAGCACGGCGTGCGCGATGCGGGGTCCCAGGTCACGGGCGGGGTTGATGGCGTATCCGGTCGGCCCTCCGAGCGAGGCGCCGATGCCGACGACGACGAGCGCGACGGCGAGCGGGCCGAGCTGCGCGGGCGTCTCGCCCGAGGCCAGAACCCAGTAGACCAGCACGAACGTCGCAATGGCCTCGGTGACCAGGTTCCAGGAGTAGGAGCGGATATTAGGCCCCGTCGAGAACACGGCGAGCTTGACGCCCGCGTCCGCGTCCTCGTCGAAGTGCCTCTTGTAGGCGAGCCAGGCGAGCACCGCGCCGAGGAACGCGCCGACGAACTGGCCGGCGAAGTACACCATCGCGTTGCCGAACGTCGGGTCGATCGTCCCGGCGTCGCCCGCGAAGAACGGCTTGTCGGCCACCCACAGGCCGATGGTCACGGCGGGGTTGAGGTGGGCGCCCGACCTGAACGCCGCGTAGACGCCCATGAAGACACCCAGGCCCCACCCGAAGTTGATGAGCAGCCAGTCCCGCCCGGCCCCCTTCGTGCCGGGCAGGATGACATTGGCGACCACCCCGGCGCCGAGCAGGAGCAGGATCCCCGTACCGAGCACTTCTGACCAGAATGCGTCAAGGAGCATCGTCGTTCCCTTCTGTCAGCCTTCCAGCTCTCTCAGCGTTCCAGCGGCGCCATGGCGGCGATGTCCCCGGCGCTCAGGCGGGCCGCCTGGGCGCTGGCGTCGTCGTCCTGCGTGGCCGCCGTCCCATAGGCCTCGACGCGCGCGCGGTACGCGGCGATCTCCGCCTGTGTGGTGGTGTCGTCCCACCCGAGCAGGGGTGCGACGATCTGCGCGATCTCCGGCAGCGCGGCCAGGCCCGCGTCGGGAACCTCGTAGACGAGGCGCGTGCGATGCGCCAGCACGTCCTCCAGGTGCAGGGCGCCCTCATGCGACACCCCGTAGTGGATCTCGGCCCGCAGGTAGGCGGGCGCGTGCTCCAGCGGCCGGGCCAGCGACGGGTCGGCCTCGCACAGGTCGACCAGGTCCGCGACGTCGGCGCCGTAGCGGTGCAGCAGGTGGTCCACCATCGGCGGGCTCCACCCGAAGCGCTTGGCCACGTGGCGCGACTGGCGGGCCACGGCCTGCAGCCCGACGGCGCCCACGAGCGGGATCTTGTGGGTGATCGAGGGCAGTGCGGCCGCGCGCTGCCCGATGGCGTGGTCGACGGCGTCCTTGGCCATGACCCGGTAGGTGGTGAGCTTGCCGCCCGCGATGACCGACAGGCCCGGCGTCGGGCTCGCGACCGTGTGCTCGCGGCTGACCTTGGCGGAGGAGGTGCCCTCCTTGGTGCCCGGCTGCAGCAGTGGGCGCAGGCCCGCGTACGTGCCGATCACGTCCTCGCGCCGGAGTGGGTGCGCGAGCACCGCGTTGGCGTGCGTGAGCACGTAGTCGATGTCCGCCGCGCTGGCCACAGGGTCCACGAGGTCCTCGTGCCAGGGGGTGTCGGTCGTGCCGATGATCCAGTAGCGCGACCACGGGATGATGAACAGCACCGACTTCTCGGTCTGCAGGATCAGCCCGACCTTGCCGCGGATGCGCTCGCGCGGCACCACCAGGTGGATGCCCTTCGAGGCGAGCACGCGCAGCCCGCCCTCGGAGCCGGCGAGTGACTCGGTCTGCTCGGTCCACACGCCCGTGGCGTTGATGACGGCCCGCGCGCGCACCGTGATGCGTCTGCCGGTCTCCAGGTCGACGACGACGGCGCCGTTGACCGCCCCGGTCGACGACTGCGTCAGGCCGACCACCTGGGTGCGCGCGGCCGCGTGGGCGCCGTAGCCCGCCGCGGTGCGCACGAGCGTGTTGACCAGGCGTGCGTCGTCGACCGAGGCGTCCCAGTACTGGACGGCGCCGATGGCGGCGTCGTGGGCGAGGTCGGGGAACTTGCGGGCCATCTGACTGCGCGTGAGGTGCCTATGGATGGGCATGGCCCGCTTGCCGGGCGCGATGCTCGCGAGCGTGTCGTACAGCGCGATGCCTGCCCCCACGTAGGCGCGCTCCCAGACGCGGTGCTCAAGCGGGTAGAGGAAGGGAACGGGGCGCACCAGGTGCGGCGCCAGGTCCCGCAGCAGCAGGTCGCGTTCGGTCAGGGCCTCGTGCACCAGGTGGAAGTCGAGCATCTGCAGGTAGCGCAGGCCCCCGTGCACCAGTTTGGAGCTGCGGCTCGACGTGCCCGAGGCCCAGTCCTGCGCCTCGACGATCGCCGTCGACAGGCCGCGCGTGACGGCGTCGAGCGCGATGCCCGCGCCCGTGACACCCCCGCCCACCACGAGGATGTCGAGCTCATCGCTCGCAGTGGTTGACGCTTCGAGCGCTGCGAGAGCCTGGGACCGGGACTCGGCGGTGAGTCTGGTGGACGCCATCGAAGCTCCTTTTCGTTGCTTGTGACCTGGCTAACGTCACACCTGTCGTGTCGGAGGCGCAACTGGTCGGGGGAAAATGCCCACGTAAGGTGGCGCTGTGCCACTGGACATCCGGCCTGCCCTGCCCCGAGACATCCGGCGCATCCGCTCCCTGGTGGACCCTTACGCGCAGCAGCGCATCCTGCTGCCCAAGGAGCTGGTCGGCTATTTCGAGGCGGTGCAGGAGTTCGTGGTCGCGGAGGCCGACCCTGACGCCGAGCGCGGGATCGTGGGCTGCGGCGCGCTGCACGTCATGTGGGACGACCTCGCCGAGATCCGGACCTTGGCGGTCGCGCCCGAGCTGCGCGGCACCGGGGTGGGCCACGCCCTGGTCGAGGCGCTCGTCGAGCGGGCGCGCGTGTTCGGGCTGCGGCGCGTGTTCTGCCTGACCTTCGAGGTCGACTTCTTCCGGAGGCACGGTTTCGAGGCCATCGAGGGCACGCCCGTGACGCCCGACGTCTACGCCGAGCTGCTGCGCTCGCACGACGACGGCGTCGCCGAGTTCCTCGACCTCGCGCGCGTCAAGCCCAACACCCTGGGCAACACGCGCATGCTCCTGACCTTGGACTGACGCCGGACCGTGGACCGGCGCCGGACGCTGGGCTGACCGCCGACCCTGGCGGCGCGCGTCACCGGGCGTCGGCGCCCTCCCGCGGCAGGTGGTAGGCGCCGCGGGTCTGCTCGACCAGGCCGTCCTCGATGAGCCCCGCCAGACACCGCGTGACCTGCGCGTCCGCGGGCGTGGCGGCCATATGCGCGTCGAGCGCGGTGCGGTCGACCGCGTCGTCGGCCGCGCGCAGCACGGCCATGATCCGCCCGCGGCACTGCCGGTCGGTGCCGTGCCACGCCTGCGTCCGACGGCGGTGGGCGTGCGTGTCGCCGGGGTACCCCGCCGCGCGCCACGCGCACAGGTCGGCCACGGGGCAGGCGGCGCAGCGCGGCGATCGCGCCGCGCACACCAGGGCGCCCAACTCCATCGAGGCGGCGGCCCAGGCGCTCGCGGCCGCGTCGCCGGCAGGCACGACGGCGGCCGCGACGGCCCGCTCGGCGGCCGTCGGGGTGGGCGCGGGCAGCGCGAGCCCCGTGACGGCGCGCGCGAGCACGCGGCGCACGTTGGTGTCGACGACGACGGCGCGGCGCCCGAACGCGAAGGCCCGCACCGCGGCCGCGGTGTACTCGCCCACGCCGGGCAGCGCGCGCAGCGCCGCCTCGTCGTCGGGCACCTGGCCACCGTGCCGTTCGACGACCGCCTGCGCGCACTCGCGCAGGCGCAAAGCGCGGCGGGGGTAGCCGAGGCGGTCCCAGGCGCGCAGCACGTCAGCGGTCGAGGCGTCCGCGAGCGCGGCGGGTGTCGGCCAACGCTCCAGCCACGCACGCCAGGCGGGCTCGACCCGCACGACCGGGGTCTGCTGGAGCATGACCTCGCTGACCAGCACGCCCCACGGCGTGCGCTCGGGCGCGCGCCACGGCAGGTCGCGGCGCGCGGCCTGGAACCAGGCGACGACGCGCTCGACCAGTGCGGCGCGCACCTCGGCGGCGACGGTGGTCGGGGTGGGCACGCGCACACGGTAGTCGGCGGGTCGCGGGCCGGGCGCGGCGGCACGGGGGCGACGCCGCGTGTCATCGCGGCGCGGCTCCGCCGACCTGCCGGGACGTCGTCGTACGTTGAGTCAGTCCCCCGACGAACCGGAGGTCTCATGGCTCCCACCGACCGCGACCGCGCCTCGCGCGGCGATGGGGCGCGCCGCGGGCCGTCGGGGTCGGGCCGGGCCGCGGCGGGCGCGCAGCCGGGCAAGAGTTCGCGCACGGGCGCGGCGGCCGGCTCGCGCACGGGCGCGGCGGGCAAGCCGCGCACCGGGGCGGCAGCGAATCCGCGCACAGGCGGGGCAGGCAAGCCTCGCACGGGGGCGGCAGCGAATCCGCGCACGGGCGCGGCGGGCAAGGAGCGCAGCGGCGCGGCGGGCAAGGCGCGCACCGGCGCAGCGGGTGGTGGTGCGACAGGCGGTTCGCGGCAGGCGGGCTCCGATCGCCGGGTCGTGGCGACCCACGGCTTCCAGGCCCCGGGAGCCGCAGGCGGCGCCCGCGTGCGGCCGGCGCCGCGCAAGTCGGCCTCGTCACGCACGGCGGCGAGCGGACGACGTGTGCCCGTCGCGGCGCTAGTCGTGGTCGGCCTGCTGATCGCGGCCGGGGTGTGCCTGGGCTATGGGATCGGCCGCGGCGTGACGTGGGTGCGTGACGTGTGGCCCGACCCGGTCCCGCAGCTCGCCGCCGACAAGGTGAGCCCGCCTGAGCCCGTCGACGTCGCAGGCCCGAGCCAGGCGTGCCCCGCGTCGAGCCTGCGGCTGGTGGCGCAGCCCGCAGCCACGAGCCTCCAGGTCGGTCAGGGCACATCGTTCGAGGTCAGCATCACCAACGTCGGGCGCCACCCGTGCCTGGTCGACGGCGGCGACACGAACCGTCAGGTCGTGATCACGGACAGCGCGGGCGAGGTCGTGTGGAACAGCGCGCACTGCGCCGGCGGATCGCGCGACCTGCTGCTCGGCCCGGGAGACGGTGACGGGGCGCGCACGCTGCGCTGGTCGGGGGCGCGCTCGGCGCCCGAGGCGTGCACCACCGGGCAGCCCGCCGTCGAGCCGGGCGACTACACCGTGCAGGTCGTGCTGGCCGGCGTCCCGGACGCGGCCAGCAAGCCGCTGACGCTCACGGTCGAGGCGCCCGAGCCGCCACCCGAGCCCACGCCCGACCCGCAGGCCACGTCAGACCCGGAGGCCACGTCAGACCCGGAGGCCACGTCAGACCCGGAGGCCACGGCAGACCCGGGGGCCGAGGGCGCCGGTGAGGCGGCCGACGCCGGCGGTGACAGCGCTGCCGACGCCGCCGGTGACACCGCCGGCCCGGCGCCGGACGCGGCCACCCAGGACCCGGCCGAAGGCTGACGCAGGACGCGGCCACGCCGGACCTGGCCGAACGCTGGCCGGGACGGGCTCAGGCGGCGGTCAGACGCCGCGTTCTCAGACGCAGCGTTCTCAGACGCAGCGTTCTCAGACGTAGCGTTCGAGGATGCTCGACTCCGCGAGCCGCGACAGGCCCTCACGCACGGCCCGCGCGCGCTGCTCGCCTACGCCGTCGACGGCCATGAGGTCGTCCACCGAGGCGGCCAGCAGCTTCTGCAGCCCGCCGAAGTGCGCGACGAGCCGGTCGATGATGGCGGTGGGCAGGCGCGGCACCTTGGACAGCAGCCGGTAGCCGTGGGGTGCGACCGCGGCGTCGAGCGCCATGCCGCCGCCGGGCAGCTCCAGCACGCGGCCGATCTGGCTCAGGTCGAGCAGCTGGCTTGAGTCGAGTCCGGCCAGCGCGCGCTGGACGTCGCCGAACGACCGGTCGGTGCGCTCCAACTCGACGTAGTCACGCACCACGGACTCGCGGTCGGAGCCGATGCCGCCGATGAGCTCGTCGAGCTGCAACGCGAGCAGGCGCCCGTCGACGCCGAGCTCGATGACGTAGCCGGAGATCTCCTCCGAGATGCGCCGCACCATCTCCAGACGCTGCACCACCGCGCACACGTCGCGCACCGTGACCAGGTCCTCGATCTCCAGCGCGGACAGCGTGCCGGAGACCTCGTCGAGGCGGGCGCGGTAGCGCTCCAGCGTCGCGAGCGCCTGGTTGGCGCGGCCCATGATCGTGTCGGAGCCTTCGAGCACGTGGCGCGCGTCGCCGACATAGAGCGCGACGATCCGCATCGACTGGCTCACCGAGATGACGGGGAAGCCGCTCTGCTTGGCGACGCGCTCGGCGGTGCGGTGGCGGGTGCCGGACTCGCTGGTCTCGATGGTCGGGTCGGGCAGGAGCTGGACGGCCGCGCGCCGGATGCGTGTCGCGTCGCGGTCGAGCACCACGGCGCCGTCCATCTTCGACAGCTCCCGCAGGCGGGTTGCCGAGAACGCGACGTCGAGCACGAACCCGCCGGAGCACATCTCCTCGACCGTCTTGTCGAGTCCCAGGACGACGAGCGCGCCGGTGCGCCCACGCAGGATCCGCTCCAGGCCGTCGCGCAGCTCGGTGCCGGGAGCGACGGCGGCGAGGGTCTCCTTGAAGAGCTCGTCCTGGTCGGGGGTGGAAGCCACGAGGTCGATCCTAGGGGGTCTGTGTGTTATGGCGACGGTGTGCGTCTCATCGGGTAGTACGACCGGGCGCCACAGCGGTGACCGCCTGGGCGACGTGGGCGGCCTCGAGCAGTTCGAGCCCCGCCGCCGACCGTGCGGTCACCCCGGCCTTCGTCCCCACCGGGACGACGGCGCGTACGAACCCGAGCCGGGCCGCCTCGCTGAGGCGTCGGTCGATGCCCGTCACGGGGCGCACGTCACCGGCGAGCCCGACCTCGCCGAACGCGACGGTGCCCGCGGGCAGCGCCTCGCCCGTGCGCGCCGAGACGATCGCGAGCGCGGCCGCCAGGTCCGCGGCGGGCTCCCCGGCGCGCGCGCCGCCCACGGTCGACAGGTAGACGTCCTGGTCGGCGAGCCGCAGCGAGGCGTGCCGGTGCAACACCGCGAGGATCTGCGCGAGCCGCGAGGAGTCCATGCCGTTGGTGGTGCGACGCGGGTTGGCCAGCGGCGACGGCGCCACGAGCGACTGGATCTCGAGCGCGAGCGGGCGGCGACCCTCAAGCGTGATGGTCACGCACGAGCCGGGCACTCCGGCCCCCAGGTGCGACAGGAACAGCCCGCTCGGGTCGGTCAGCCCGGTGATGCCGGTCTCGGTGAGCTCGAAGCACCCGACCTCGTCCGTGGGGCCGAACCGGTTCTTGACCGCGCGCACCATGCGCAGGCGCGAGTGCCGGTCGCCCTCGAACTGGCACACGACGTCGACCAGGTGCTCGAGCGTGCGCGGCCCGGCGACGGCGCCGTCCTTGGTGACGTGCCCGACCAGCAGCACGGGGACCTGTCGTTCTTTGGCGACGGCGATGAGCGCGGCCGCGACCTCGCGCACCTGGGACACGCCGCCCGCGACGCCGTCGACCTCGGCCGAGGCGATCGTCTGGACCGAGTCCACGACCAGCAGCTCGGGTGAGGAGGCCTCGATGTGGCCCAGCACCGTCCCCAGGTCGGTCTCGGCGGCCAGCAGCAGCGACGACGCCAGGGCCCCGACGCGCTCGGCGCGCAGCCGCACCTGCCCGGCCGACTCCTCGCCGGTCACGTACAGGACGGTGCGCGCACCGCGGCCGTCGAGCCCGCGCGCGAACTGTGAGGCGACCTCCAGCAGCAGCGTCGACTTGCCGACGCCGGGCTCCCCGGCCATGAGCACCACCGCGCCCGGCACCAGCCCGCCGCCCAGCACCCGGTCGAGCTCGCCGACCCCGGTCGGCGCCGCGCGCGCCGCCTCGACGTCGATCTCGCCGATCGGGCGCGCCGCGGAGCGCACTGGAGTCACCGCGACGGTGCGCGGTCCCGCGGCGGCCGGGCCGTCCTCGGCCACGGTGCCCCACGCCTGGCACTGTCCGCACCGGCCGACCCACTTGGCGGTCGCCCAGCCGCACTCGGCGCAGCGATAGGCGGGTCGGGCGGCCTTGGCGGCCCCGGACCGGGGCCGCGCCGTCGTCGGAGAGGTCACAGCGCGCACGCTACGGGCCGCCACCGACACGGCCGGAGCGGGTCCCTCGCCGCGGCCCCGCGCGTGCGTAGGCTTTCCGGCAGCCGACGCCCAGTGGTGGGCCGGTCGAACGGAGGCACGCATGACCGACGGTGGCGCCCAGCGCCCGCGCTCGTCCGCGCAGGCGCGCCCGCCGCGGCGACCCTCGCCCGCGGTGATCCGCCGACGCCGCATCGTCGTCGCCTCGCTGGCCGGTGCCCTGGTGCTCGTCGTCGCTCTCGTCACGGCGCTGTGGTGGCCCGGGTTCGCGGTCCCCGACCCGCTGCCGACGCCGACCGCCACCGTCACGGCGCCCGTGCCGACGCCGACCATCTCGCCCGCCGAGCGCACCGGAGAGCAGACCGCGCTGACCAAGGCGCTGCCCGACGCCGTGCTGGCGCACACGCAGCAGGGGATCGAGAACCTGCCGCAGTGGCAGGAGGAGGACTCCGCGACGGAGTCCTGGACCGTCACCTACGCCGACGGCACGGGAGCGGACGCCACGACGATCACGCTTCAGGTGGGTCAGTGGGCCAAGGCCGAGGCCGCCACCTCGTTCTACGAGGCGCAGGTCAAGGCGGCGGGCAACCCCGTCAAGCAGGGCGATGTCCTGGTCGACGACCAGGTGGTGGGCGCCTACGCGCTCGTCCACACCGACGGCGGCGCGGTGCTGTGGTGGCACAACGGCACCGTCGTGCTGAGCGCGCAGGGCCCGGCGGATGCCGTGGAGGACTTTTACTCCGCCTTCCCGCTGTGACTTCCCCGTAACCTGTGTCGCGTGAGCATCGACGACGTCCGCCTGGCCATGCTCGGCACGGGCAACATGGGAGAGGCCGTGCTGGCCGGCGCGCTGCGCGCCGGCGTCGCGCCCGGCAACGTCATCGCGACGGCGCGCCGCGCGGAGCGCGCGGCCGAGGTCGCCCAGCGCCACGGTGTGCGCACGACGGCGGACAACGTCGCCGCGGTGCGTGACGCCGACGTCGTGGTCGTCGCCGTCAAGCCCAAGGACGTCGCGCGGCTGCTGGCGGAGGTCGGCGACGCGCTGCCCGCCCACGCCGTCGTCGTCTCGGTCGCCGCGGGCCTGGCGACGTCGTACTTCGAGGACCGGCTGCCCGGAAAGCCGGCCGTGGTGCGCGTCATGCCCAACACGCCCGCCGCGATCGGGGCCGGCACCTCGGCGCTCAGCGCCGGATCGCACGCCTCGCCCGACGACGTCGCGCTGGTGCGCGCGGTGCTGGCCGGGACGGGCGACGTCGTCGACGTGCCTGAGACGTACCAGGCGGCGGCCGGGGCGCTGGCGGGCTCGGGGCCGGCCTACGTGTTCTACGTGCTCGACGCGATGGCGGAGGCCGGTGTCGCCGTCGGGCTCTCGCGCGAGCTGTCGACACGGCTCGCGGTGCAGACGGTGCTCGGCTCGGCGCGGCTCATCGCCGAGACGGGTGAGCACCCGGCGCTGGCGCGCGAGCGCGTCACCTCGCCGGGCGGCACGACGGTCGAGGCGCTGCGCAGGCTCGACGCCGCGGGAGTGCGCGCCGCGTTCGTCGACGCGGTCGAGGCGGCGCGTGACCGCACGGTCGCGATGGCCGCCGAGCTCGGCGACGCCAACGGCGCCGCCGAGGGCTCCGAGCGCTGAGATGGCCGCGTCGCGCCCACCGGCGATGTCGGACGTCGCGGCGCTGGCGGGAGTGTCGCACCAGACGGTCTCGCGGGTGCTCAACGACCATCCGAGCGTGCGGCCGCAGACGCGTGAGCGGGTGCAGGCGGCCATCCGGGAGCTCGGCTACCGGCGCAACCGCGCCGCCCGCGCACTGGTCACGGCGCGATCGACCACGGTCGGTCTGCTGACCAGCGGCAGCGCGCACTTCGGCCCGGCGAGCACGGTGCTGGCCGTCGAGGCGGCCCTGCGCCGCGCGGGCTACTTCGTCTCGACGAGCTCCCTGGCCGGGTACGACGCCGCCTCGGCCGACGACGCGCTCGACCGCCTCGTCGACCAGGGGGTCGACGGCGTCGTCGCGGTCGCGCCCCTGACCGACGTCGCCCTGGCGGTGGGCGAGCACACGCCGCCGTGCCCCGTGGTGGTCGTCGCGGCGCGGCGTGAGATCCCCGAGACGGTGCGCGAGCAGTACGTGTACGTCGACCAGCACCGCGGCGCGCAGCTCGCGACCGAGCACCTGATCCGGCTGGGGCACACCCACGTGGTGCACCTCGCGGGGCCCACGCGGTGGTTCGACGCGAGCGAGCGCCAGGCCTCGTTCCTCCAGACGGCGGCCGACCTGGGCGCCGAGGCGGATGTGGTCGAGGCCCGGGGGTGGTCGGCGCGCCGCGGGTACGAGCTCGGGCAGACGCTCGCCCCGCGGGTGCGGCGCCCGGGCGGCCCGACGGGGTTCTTCGCGGCCAACGACCTGGTCGCGATGGGGCTGCTGCGCGCGTTCTGGGAGCACGGGCTGCGGGTGCCCGACGACGTGTCGGTGGTGGGCTTCGACGACATCGAGGGCAGCGCGTACCTGGTGCCCTCGCTGACGACGGTGCGCCAGCCGTTCGAGGCCGTGGGACGCGCCGCGGTCCGGGCGCTGCTGGACGCGTGGGAGACGCCCGATGACCCCGGCCGCTCGCACACCGCGGCGGTCATCCCGCCGGAGCTCGTGGTCCGGGGGAGCACCGCCGGACGCCGGTAGCGGCGCGCGGTGGCGCTCGTCGCGGACAGCGCCTGGCACAGGACGCGCACTCCGCATCCCCACGACGTGATGTGAGCGCTAACATCACGATGTGACCAGCGAACGACACCATGACGTGAAGCCCAACGACGGGACTGGCGAGAACCTCGGCCCGCGCGACGCCGTCGTCGCGGGGCGCACCAGCCTCGGCGTCGAGCTGGGCTCGACCAACATCAAGGCCTGCCTGATCGGGCCCGACCAGACCACGCTGGCGGTGGGCGCCCACACCTGGGAGAACCAGTTCGTCGACCGGGTGTGGACGTACTCGCTCGACGCGGTGCACGAGGGCTTGGCGGGCGCGTTCGCCGCGCTGGCCGCGGACGTGCGCGAGCGCTACGGCGTGCCGCTGACCACGGTGGGCGGGCTCGGGGTGTCGGCGATGATGCACGGCTACCTCCCGTTCGACGCTGAGGACCGGCTGCTCGTGCCGTTCCGCACCTGGCGCAACACCTCGACGGGCGCCGCGGCGGCCGAGCT is a window from the Xylanimonas ulmi genome containing:
- a CDS encoding LacI family DNA-binding transcriptional regulator, with translation MAASRPPAMSDVAALAGVSHQTVSRVLNDHPSVRPQTRERVQAAIRELGYRRNRAARALVTARSTTVGLLTSGSAHFGPASTVLAVEAALRRAGYFVSTSSLAGYDAASADDALDRLVDQGVDGVVAVAPLTDVALAVGEHTPPCPVVVVAARREIPETVREQYVYVDQHRGAQLATEHLIRLGHTHVVHLAGPTRWFDASERQASFLQTAADLGAEADVVEARGWSARRGYELGQTLAPRVRRPGGPTGFFAANDLVAMGLLRAFWEHGLRVPDDVSVVGFDDIEGSAYLVPSLTTVRQPFEAVGRAAVRALLDAWETPDDPGRSHTAAVIPPELVVRGSTAGRR
- the radA gene encoding DNA repair protein RadA translates to MTSPTTARPRSGAAKAARPAYRCAECGWATAKWVGRCGQCQAWGTVAEDGPAAAGPRTVAVTPVRSAARPIGEIDVEAARAAPTGVGELDRVLGGGLVPGAVVLMAGEPGVGKSTLLLEVASQFARGLDGRGARTVLYVTGEESAGQVRLRAERVGALASSLLLAAETDLGTVLGHIEASSPELLVVDSVQTIASAEVDGVAGGVSQVREVAAALIAVAKERQVPVLLVGHVTKDGAVAGPRTLEHLVDVVCQFEGDRHSRLRMVRAVKNRFGPTDEVGCFELTETGITGLTDPSGLFLSHLGAGVPGSCVTITLEGRRPLALEIQSLVAPSPLANPRRTTNGMDSSRLAQILAVLHRHASLRLADQDVYLSTVGGARAGEPAADLAAALAIVSARTGEALPAGTVAFGEVGLAGDVRPVTGIDRRLSEAARLGFVRAVVPVGTKAGVTARSAAGLELLEAAHVAQAVTAVAPGRTTR
- the proC gene encoding pyrroline-5-carboxylate reductase gives rise to the protein MSIDDVRLAMLGTGNMGEAVLAGALRAGVAPGNVIATARRAERAAEVAQRHGVRTTADNVAAVRDADVVVVAVKPKDVARLLAEVGDALPAHAVVVSVAAGLATSYFEDRLPGKPAVVRVMPNTPAAIGAGTSALSAGSHASPDDVALVRAVLAGTGDVVDVPETYQAAAGALAGSGPAYVFYVLDAMAEAGVAVGLSRELSTRLAVQTVLGSARLIAETGEHPALARERVTSPGGTTVEALRRLDAAGVRAAFVDAVEAARDRTVAMAAELGDANGAAEGSER